A window of Rhodococcus sp. SGAir0479 contains these coding sequences:
- a CDS encoding 2-aminoethylphosphonate ABC transporter permease subunit produces MTALLDTSAVDGAPTRPDPSRRRSGLWVLPPLLLVVGFAVYPMARVLAESTVTDTGRGWSTWSRVLGSASFRNALWRTVEVAVASTLGCLVLGTFVALVLAFVPFPGSKVVGRTIDTILSLPSFLVTLAFTFLYGTAGAVNALVTRITGAERGPLNFLNTPLGVIAAEITFFTPFVMRPLLAAFSQIPRDQLDVAASLGASPLRVLRQVVLPEAWPAMVAGGSLVLLLTLNEFGIVLFTGAKDVMTLPVLIYTHGIVTFDLPGAAVIATVQVALSLALYGGYRFLFARLMGGSRAAVDPTR; encoded by the coding sequence GTGACCGCGCTCCTCGACACCTCCGCCGTCGACGGCGCCCCGACCCGACCCGACCCGTCACGCCGCCGGTCCGGGCTCTGGGTGCTCCCCCCGCTCCTGCTCGTCGTCGGGTTCGCGGTGTACCCGATGGCGCGCGTGCTGGCGGAGTCGACCGTCACCGACACCGGCCGTGGCTGGTCCACGTGGTCCCGGGTGCTCGGGTCGGCGTCGTTCCGGAACGCGTTGTGGCGCACCGTCGAGGTCGCGGTGGCATCCACCCTGGGTTGCCTCGTCCTCGGCACGTTCGTCGCGCTCGTCCTGGCGTTCGTTCCGTTCCCGGGCTCGAAGGTGGTGGGCCGGACGATCGACACGATTCTGTCGCTGCCGTCCTTCCTCGTCACGCTCGCGTTCACGTTCCTCTACGGCACCGCGGGTGCGGTCAACGCGCTCGTCACCCGGATCACCGGCGCGGAGCGGGGGCCGCTGAACTTCCTCAACACCCCGCTCGGTGTGATCGCCGCCGAGATCACGTTCTTCACGCCGTTCGTGATGCGACCCCTGCTGGCCGCGTTCTCCCAGATCCCGCGGGACCAGCTCGACGTCGCCGCGAGCCTCGGCGCGTCGCCGTTGCGGGTGCTGCGGCAGGTGGTGCTGCCCGAGGCGTGGCCGGCTATGGTGGCCGGCGGGTCGTTGGTGCTGCTGTTGACGCTCAACGAGTTCGGCATCGTGCTGTTCACCGGGGCCAAGGATGTCATGACGCTGCCGGTGCTGATCTACACGCACGGCATCGTCACGTTCGATCTGCCTGGGGCCGCCGTGATCGCGACCGTGCAGGTCGCGCTGTCGCTGGCGCTGTACGGCGGTTACCGATTCCTGTTCGCCCGACTGATGGGAGGCAGCCGTGCTGCTGTGGACCCGACGCGCTAG
- a CDS encoding HD domain-containing protein: protein MTDIIAGVEIPDTRAAAEATRLVEATPPLLFHHSRRVFLLGTLLGRRLDLQPDPELLYLAAMFHDLGLLVPSSDAAQRFEVDGADHARRFLLEQGFSAAAADVVWTAVALHTTPEVPRRMGPEIAVTQLGVLTDAVGAGLPDLPSDAVEEITAVHPRGDFKREFLRTLHEGLVGRPDTTYGTVNADVLEHFVPGFRRGNMVERVMDSPWST, encoded by the coding sequence ATGACCGACATCATTGCGGGCGTCGAGATCCCCGACACGAGGGCCGCCGCGGAAGCGACCCGACTCGTCGAAGCCACACCGCCGCTGCTCTTCCACCACTCACGCCGCGTATTCCTGCTGGGCACGCTGCTCGGTCGCCGGCTGGACCTGCAACCCGATCCGGAGCTGCTGTATCTCGCGGCGATGTTCCACGACCTCGGGCTGCTCGTTCCGTCCTCGGACGCGGCGCAGCGCTTCGAGGTCGACGGGGCCGACCATGCTCGCCGCTTCCTCCTCGAGCAGGGCTTCTCCGCGGCCGCCGCCGACGTCGTCTGGACCGCCGTGGCGCTGCACACCACCCCGGAGGTCCCGCGTCGGATGGGGCCCGAGATCGCCGTCACCCAGCTGGGCGTGCTCACCGACGCGGTCGGTGCCGGCCTCCCCGACCTACCGTCCGACGCGGTGGAGGAGATCACCGCGGTCCACCCGCGTGGCGATTTCAAGCGGGAGTTCCTGCGGACCCTCCACGAGGGTCTCGTCGGCCGGCCCGACACCACGTACGGAACGGTGAACGCCGACGTCCTCGAGCACTTCGTCCCGGGGTTCCGTCGCGGGAACATGGTCGAGCGGGTGATGGATTCGCCGTGGTCGACGTAA
- a CDS encoding TIGR03364 family FAD-dependent oxidoreductase → MRIAIVGGGILGTAHADEAIRRGHDVVHLERELEARGATVRNFGLVWVSGRAQHELDAALRSRELWADLARRVPAIGFRAAGSITLLRTPEEVAVAEDMVARTDADVRGFTLLEPDAVLAVNPALRGKFLAGLHCTRDGAVESRIALPAIRRHLEASGRYTFHAGTEAREIAATPAGVRIRDDHGRMFEADLVIVCPGATLGGLARDLAGDLPLRRVRLQMMQTASLGEALTTAIADGDSLRYYPAFAGSALDTLRAAQPQEPTAAEHRMQLLCVQRLHGGLTIGDTHEYDEPFDFDVDEAPYRHLTSVVEELLGRPLPPVVKRWAGVYSQCLDPTELVHRAQPTDGVWVVAGPGGRGMTLGPALAEQTADQLGL, encoded by the coding sequence ATGCGAATTGCAATTGTGGGTGGAGGGATCCTCGGCACGGCGCACGCCGACGAGGCGATCCGCCGAGGACACGACGTCGTCCATCTCGAACGTGAGCTCGAGGCGCGCGGTGCCACCGTACGCAACTTCGGACTGGTGTGGGTCTCCGGGCGTGCCCAGCACGAACTCGATGCCGCGCTGCGCTCCCGCGAGTTGTGGGCGGACCTGGCCCGACGCGTCCCGGCGATCGGCTTCCGCGCCGCGGGGTCGATCACGTTGTTGCGCACCCCGGAGGAAGTGGCGGTTGCCGAGGACATGGTCGCCCGCACCGACGCCGACGTCCGCGGGTTCACACTGCTCGAACCCGACGCGGTCCTCGCGGTCAACCCGGCGCTGCGGGGCAAGTTCCTGGCCGGACTGCACTGCACGCGGGACGGCGCGGTCGAGTCGAGGATCGCGCTGCCGGCGATCCGCCGCCACCTGGAGGCGTCCGGCCGGTACACCTTCCACGCCGGCACCGAGGCCCGCGAGATCGCCGCCACGCCCGCAGGAGTACGCATCCGCGACGACCACGGCCGCATGTTCGAGGCCGACCTCGTCATCGTGTGCCCCGGCGCCACGCTCGGCGGCCTGGCCCGCGACCTGGCCGGCGACCTGCCGCTGCGCCGGGTACGGCTGCAGATGATGCAGACGGCGTCGCTGGGCGAGGCGCTCACCACCGCGATCGCCGACGGCGACAGCCTGCGCTACTACCCGGCGTTCGCCGGGTCCGCGCTGGACACCCTGCGCGCCGCCCAGCCGCAGGAACCCACGGCCGCCGAGCATCGCATGCAGTTGCTGTGCGTGCAGCGCCTGCACGGGGGCCTGACCATCGGGGACACCCACGAGTACGACGAACCGTTCGACTTCGACGTCGACGAGGCGCCGTACCGGCACCTGACCAGCGTCGTCGAGGAACTGCTCGGCCGCCCGCTGCCGCCGGTCGTCAAGCGCTGGGCCGGCGTCTACAGCCAGTGTCTGGACCCCACCGAACTCGTCCACCGCGCCCAGCCCACCGACGGCGTGTGGGTGGTAGCCGGTCCGGGCGGCCGCGGGATGACTCTCGGCCCCGCCCTGGCCGAACAGACCGCCGACCAGCTGGGCCTGTAG
- a CDS encoding phosphonatase-like hydrolase, with the protein MTTIKLAVLDMAGTTVADDGLVLRAFDAAGAAAGLSASGPEADAARQYVLDTMGQSKIVVFRALFGDEDRAQAANRAFETEYDRLVDEGGATAIPGAAEAITALRDAGVRVALTTGFSRTTQDKLLSALGWQTLADLTLSPAEAGRGRPYPDLILTALMRLDVDDVRDVAVLGDTANDITSGRRAGASIVAGALTGAHDERQLRAADPTHVVPSVREFTELVLSR; encoded by the coding sequence GTGACGACCATCAAGCTCGCCGTCCTCGACATGGCCGGCACCACCGTCGCCGACGACGGCCTCGTGCTCCGCGCGTTCGACGCGGCCGGTGCGGCAGCCGGGCTGTCCGCGTCGGGCCCCGAGGCCGACGCGGCCCGGCAGTACGTGCTCGACACCATGGGCCAGTCCAAGATCGTCGTGTTCCGGGCCCTGTTCGGCGACGAGGACCGCGCCCAGGCCGCCAACCGTGCGTTCGAGACCGAGTACGACCGGCTCGTCGACGAAGGCGGCGCCACCGCGATTCCCGGCGCCGCCGAGGCGATCACCGCGCTGCGCGACGCCGGAGTACGCGTCGCGCTGACCACCGGCTTCAGCCGCACCACACAGGACAAGCTGCTGTCGGCACTCGGCTGGCAGACGCTCGCCGACCTGACGCTCTCCCCGGCGGAGGCCGGACGCGGTCGCCCCTATCCCGACCTGATCCTCACCGCTCTCATGCGCCTCGACGTCGACGACGTGAGAGACGTTGCCGTCCTGGGCGACACCGCCAACGACATCACCAGCGGTCGACGGGCCGGCGCGAGCATCGTCGCCGGCGCCCTCACCGGCGCGCACGACGAGCGGCAACTTCGCGCTGCCGACCCGACACACGTGGTCCCGTCGGTCCGCGAGTTCACCGAGCTCGTGCTCTCCCGCTGA
- a CDS encoding 2-aminoethylphosphonate ABC transporter substrate-binding protein, translating into MSRNIKRFRVAVAAVAMTTAALTLTACGGTGAAAGTGGGTVTVYSADGLASWYKSQFAAFTEETGIAVDLVEAGSGEVVSRVEKEQANPQADVVVTLPPFIQKADAQGLLQPSGIDTSAVPADVQDPAGKYVPVVDNYLSFIANPGANPAPKTWTDLLSDQFKGKLQYSTPGQAGDGTAVLLLLQQLMGKDGALDYLTKLQANNVGPSSSTGKLQPKVSNGELLVANGDVQMNLASIEDDGSKFQIFFPAAADGKRTTIALPYVMGLAKGAPHSDEAKKLMEYLLSEKAQKTVADDARGVSVRTDVRAAAGSSTDPSTPTGLVNGVEVWTPNWNDVLASLDADIAAYQKATGN; encoded by the coding sequence ATGAGCAGGAACATCAAGCGTTTCCGCGTCGCCGTCGCCGCGGTCGCCATGACCACCGCGGCACTCACCCTCACCGCGTGCGGCGGTACCGGCGCGGCCGCCGGAACCGGCGGCGGGACGGTCACCGTCTACAGCGCCGACGGCCTCGCGAGCTGGTACAAGAGCCAGTTCGCCGCCTTCACCGAGGAGACCGGCATCGCCGTCGACCTCGTCGAGGCCGGTTCCGGTGAGGTCGTCTCCCGTGTGGAGAAGGAGCAGGCCAACCCGCAGGCCGACGTGGTGGTGACGCTGCCGCCCTTCATCCAGAAGGCCGATGCCCAGGGTCTGCTGCAGCCCAGCGGCATCGACACCTCCGCGGTACCAGCCGATGTCCAGGACCCGGCCGGCAAGTACGTCCCCGTCGTCGACAACTACCTGTCGTTCATCGCGAATCCCGGCGCGAATCCGGCGCCGAAGACCTGGACCGACCTGCTCTCCGACCAGTTCAAGGGCAAGTTGCAGTACTCCACCCCCGGGCAGGCCGGTGACGGCACCGCGGTGCTGCTGCTGCTCCAGCAGCTGATGGGCAAGGACGGCGCACTCGACTACCTGACCAAGCTGCAGGCCAACAACGTCGGACCGTCGTCGTCGACCGGCAAGCTGCAGCCGAAGGTGAGCAACGGCGAGCTGCTCGTCGCCAACGGGGACGTCCAGATGAACCTGGCGTCGATCGAGGACGACGGCTCCAAGTTCCAGATCTTCTTCCCGGCCGCCGCGGACGGCAAGCGCACCACCATCGCGCTGCCGTACGTGATGGGCCTGGCGAAGGGCGCGCCGCACTCCGACGAGGCCAAGAAGCTCATGGAGTATCTGCTGTCGGAGAAGGCGCAGAAGACCGTCGCCGACGACGCGCGCGGGGTCTCCGTCCGCACCGATGTCCGCGCGGCCGCCGGCAGCTCCACCGACCCGTCCACGCCCACCGGCCTGGTGAACGGTGTCGAGGTCTGGACCCCGAACTGGAACGACGTCCTCGCCTCCCTGGACGCCGACATCGCCGCCTACCAGAAGGCCACCGGTAACTGA
- a CDS encoding ABC transporter permease translates to MLLWTRRARYLTLTFFAAVVAIVFVAPIATVIAAALAGAWNGPLPSDLGTENLSAALSDDNLASMVVSLQTAVIAGGLALVVGTWAALAAREAPPWLRKVTDAIFHLPVALPSVAIGLGLLIAFNERPVLLGGTKWIVILAHAVLVLAFAFSAVSAALDRVDPAYRQAAESLGAGPARVLLRITLPLLVPALGAAAGLSVALSMGELGATVMVYPATWKTLPVTIFGLTDRGQVFQAAANTTLLLLVTLLALLALGRIRGRGAAR, encoded by the coding sequence GTGCTGCTGTGGACCCGACGCGCTAGATATCTGACGCTCACGTTCTTCGCCGCGGTGGTCGCGATCGTGTTCGTCGCGCCCATCGCCACCGTGATCGCGGCCGCGCTCGCCGGCGCTTGGAACGGTCCACTGCCGTCCGATCTCGGCACGGAGAATCTGTCGGCGGCGCTGTCCGACGACAATCTCGCCAGTATGGTCGTCAGCCTACAGACCGCCGTCATCGCCGGCGGCCTGGCGTTGGTCGTGGGAACCTGGGCGGCGCTCGCCGCGCGGGAGGCGCCTCCGTGGCTGCGCAAGGTCACCGACGCGATCTTTCACCTGCCCGTCGCGCTGCCCTCGGTGGCGATCGGTCTGGGCCTGCTCATCGCGTTCAACGAGCGGCCGGTGCTGCTCGGTGGCACCAAGTGGATCGTGATCCTCGCGCACGCCGTGCTGGTGCTGGCCTTCGCGTTCAGCGCAGTCTCCGCAGCCCTGGACCGTGTGGACCCCGCGTACCGGCAGGCCGCCGAATCCCTCGGCGCCGGCCCGGCCCGGGTGCTGCTGCGGATCACGCTGCCGCTGCTGGTGCCGGCGCTCGGGGCGGCGGCCGGACTGTCGGTGGCGCTGTCGATGGGCGAACTGGGCGCCACGGTCATGGTGTACCCGGCCACCTGGAAGACGTTGCCGGTGACCATCTTCGGGCTCACCGATCGCGGTCAGGTGTTCCAAGCCGCGGCGAACACCACGCTGCTACTCCTGGTCACCCTCCTGGCGCTGTTGGCACTCGGACGGATCCGGGGCCGCGGCGCCGCGCGCTGA
- a CDS encoding helix-turn-helix transcriptional regulator, giving the protein MPTENAALLRPRDRDALRTELRKVAAAGIVPVVFGGEVQDRTLHLGEFVGTVTDGLRGLAVRERSGLGGRVVEQKNPIVVNDYRRDHTITHHYDRPVLAEGLRSVLAVPVVVQGRSRAVMYAAVRDETPLGDRLTDVMMQAGRRLANEIAIRDEVDRRVHLLDAAAADRSVHSAADTEEIRDVHAELRSLAQTVDDPELQERLRTLSGRLASVGSADRSRPTPAVTLSPREVDVLSHAALGCSNVVIAERLSVKPETVKSYLRSAMSKLDAHSRREAVVAARRLGLLP; this is encoded by the coding sequence ATGCCGACCGAGAACGCGGCCCTGCTTCGACCACGCGACCGCGACGCACTGCGCACCGAGCTACGCAAAGTCGCCGCCGCGGGCATCGTGCCCGTCGTGTTCGGCGGCGAAGTCCAGGACCGCACCCTCCATCTCGGCGAGTTCGTCGGCACCGTCACCGACGGCCTGCGCGGCCTCGCGGTCCGCGAACGGTCGGGCCTGGGGGGACGGGTCGTCGAGCAGAAGAATCCGATCGTGGTCAACGACTACCGCCGCGACCACACCATCACCCACCACTACGACCGGCCCGTGCTGGCGGAGGGGTTGCGGTCGGTGCTCGCCGTCCCCGTCGTGGTGCAGGGCCGCTCCCGAGCGGTGATGTACGCCGCCGTCCGGGACGAGACCCCACTGGGCGACCGGCTCACCGACGTCATGATGCAGGCGGGTCGGCGCCTCGCGAACGAGATCGCGATCCGCGACGAGGTGGATCGTCGGGTGCACCTGCTCGACGCCGCGGCCGCGGACCGCTCCGTGCATTCGGCGGCGGACACCGAGGAGATCCGCGATGTCCACGCCGAACTGCGCAGCCTGGCACAGACCGTGGACGATCCCGAACTGCAGGAGAGACTCCGCACGCTCTCGGGCCGGCTCGCGAGCGTCGGATCCGCGGACCGCTCGCGCCCGACGCCCGCGGTCACGCTCTCGCCCCGCGAGGTCGACGTGCTGAGCCACGCGGCGCTCGGCTGCTCCAACGTCGTGATCGCCGAACGACTTTCGGTCAAGCCCGAGACCGTCAAGAGTTACCTGCGCAGCGCCATGAGCAAGCTGGACGCCCACTCGCGGCGCGAGGCCGTGGTGGCCGCGCGCCGGCTGGGACTACTGCCGTGA
- a CDS encoding transporter — protein sequence MAETPTAAPVVTRIAAAQELLDVVLASPAAVAVHDRNAWLDLFATRHVVEDPVGGRPVLGGLYDRRSHMRGGAPLARFWDTFIAPNDIRFHVEHDDIVHGLDVVRDVTIETQLGGGVVAKAPMHLLYETTLDEGAPRIRRIAAHWEVAPMFAQVAGVDRAKLGVAAAMSARMLRLQGLGGSLAFGLAVRSVGERGKQAVRRLIADGRRGDPAALKLLGGRVVENVTKLIAAGDAVTATCTVDGAHAVLFCYLDRKTMRVVRPVVYS from the coding sequence ATGGCCGAGACCCCCACCGCCGCGCCCGTCGTGACCCGGATCGCCGCCGCGCAGGAACTGCTCGACGTCGTGCTTGCCTCCCCCGCCGCGGTGGCCGTCCACGACAGGAACGCCTGGCTGGACCTGTTCGCGACCCGGCACGTCGTCGAGGACCCAGTGGGCGGCCGGCCCGTCCTGGGCGGCTTGTACGACCGGCGCAGCCACATGCGCGGCGGCGCACCGCTGGCGCGTTTCTGGGACACGTTCATCGCCCCGAACGACATCCGTTTCCACGTCGAGCACGACGACATCGTCCACGGTCTCGACGTGGTGCGCGACGTGACGATCGAGACCCAGCTGGGCGGCGGAGTGGTGGCGAAGGCGCCCATGCACCTGCTGTACGAGACCACGCTGGACGAGGGCGCGCCCCGAATCCGGCGGATCGCGGCGCACTGGGAGGTCGCGCCGATGTTCGCGCAGGTCGCCGGGGTGGACCGCGCGAAACTCGGGGTGGCAGCAGCAATGAGCGCACGCATGCTGAGGCTGCAGGGGCTGGGCGGGTCGCTGGCGTTCGGGCTGGCGGTCCGCAGCGTCGGTGAGCGCGGCAAGCAGGCCGTGCGTCGGCTGATCGCCGACGGCCGGCGCGGGGACCCCGCGGCTCTGAAGTTACTGGGCGGACGGGTCGTCGAGAACGTCACCAAACTCATCGCTGCCGGGGACGCCGTCACCGCCACGTGCACCGTCGACGGCGCGCACGCGGTGCTGTTCTGCTACCTGGACCGGAAGACGATGCGTGTCGTGCGGCCGGTCGTGTACTCGTGA
- a CDS encoding aldo/keto reductase, producing the protein MTILNERYTLSNGVEIPKLGLGTWFIDDGSAAQAVREAVEIGYRNIDTAQAYGNERGVGEGVRTSGIPRGDLFVSTKLAAEIKDYDGAVAAIDGSLTTLGLDYVDLLLIHSPQPWDDFRGGDYAEGNRAAWRALEDAFESGKVRAIGVSNFEQHDLENVLGSCTVAPHVNQLLVHTGNTPTELIDYCRTENIVVEAYSPIAHGEILKNPAVQAMAEKYAVTVPQLCIRYTLQLGTVSLPKTANPEHMRSNAEVDFVISEDDMAALRDLRAQDYGEHSVFPVYSGK; encoded by the coding sequence ATGACCATTCTGAACGAGCGCTACACCTTGTCCAACGGCGTCGAGATCCCGAAGCTCGGCCTCGGCACCTGGTTCATCGACGACGGCTCGGCGGCCCAGGCGGTGCGCGAGGCCGTCGAGATCGGCTACCGCAACATCGACACCGCGCAGGCCTATGGCAACGAGCGCGGAGTCGGTGAGGGTGTCCGGACGTCCGGGATCCCCCGCGGCGACCTGTTCGTGTCCACGAAGCTCGCCGCGGAGATCAAGGACTACGACGGCGCGGTCGCGGCGATCGACGGGTCGCTCACCACGCTGGGGCTCGACTACGTCGACCTGCTGCTGATCCACAGCCCGCAGCCGTGGGACGACTTCCGCGGCGGCGACTACGCCGAGGGCAACCGGGCCGCCTGGCGTGCACTCGAGGACGCCTTCGAATCCGGGAAGGTCCGGGCCATCGGCGTCTCGAACTTCGAGCAGCACGATCTGGAGAACGTCCTCGGCTCGTGCACGGTCGCCCCGCATGTGAACCAGTTGCTCGTCCACACCGGCAACACCCCGACCGAGCTCATCGACTACTGCAGGACCGAGAACATCGTCGTGGAGGCCTATTCGCCCATCGCGCACGGAGAAATCCTGAAGAACCCGGCCGTGCAGGCGATGGCCGAGAAGTACGCCGTGACCGTCCCGCAGTTGTGCATCCGCTACACCCTGCAGTTGGGCACGGTGTCGCTTCCGAAGACCGCGAACCCGGAGCACATGCGCAGCAACGCCGAGGTCGACTTCGTCATCTCGGAGGACGACATGGCGGCGCTTCGTGATCTGCGCGCGCAGGATTACGGCGAGCACAGCGTCTTCCCGGTCTACAGCGGAAAGTGA
- a CDS encoding ABC transporter ATP-binding protein — MPRFEPGRSLRTTIGRARDSTTPAEASLPAITFDRVNVAYGRGRGATRALIDFNLRVARGETVALLGPSGSGKSTALKALAGFTRPVSGTVRLGGEDVTDLPPAKRGIGVVVQSYALFPHLRVAENVAFGLRAHRVPRSEIGGRVSDALAMVGMSAYGKRFPRELSGGQQQRVAIARALAIRPKVLLLDEPLAALDAQLRQSMLTELQELRAALPDTAMLYVTHDQSEALALADRIAVMRDARLVDVDTTENLWKRPPSSFTAAFLGGANLLPCNVTRVIGTSALVSVGGTPVTAHAPQPEIGRTDWESDTGALLCLRPHAITLTSPAERGALPARIVASVWRGASTRVTLALPSLPETPIDVDVPGHDERAVGTEVGMRFPERGAVLVPDPGATTGAAR; from the coding sequence ATGCCACGATTCGAGCCCGGGCGGTCCCTCCGCACCACGATCGGCAGGGCACGCGACAGCACGACTCCGGCCGAGGCGTCCCTTCCGGCCATCACGTTCGACCGGGTGAACGTCGCGTACGGACGCGGCCGCGGGGCCACCCGGGCCCTGATCGACTTCAATCTCCGCGTCGCCCGCGGTGAGACCGTCGCGTTGCTGGGGCCGAGCGGGTCGGGCAAGTCCACCGCCCTCAAGGCGCTGGCGGGCTTCACCCGCCCGGTGTCGGGCACGGTCCGCCTCGGCGGCGAGGACGTCACCGACCTGCCGCCGGCCAAGCGCGGGATCGGCGTCGTCGTCCAGTCCTACGCCCTGTTCCCGCACCTGCGGGTCGCCGAGAACGTCGCGTTCGGGCTCCGTGCCCACCGGGTCCCCCGGTCCGAGATCGGCGGGCGCGTGTCCGACGCCCTGGCGATGGTCGGGATGTCGGCGTACGGCAAACGCTTCCCCCGCGAGCTGTCCGGCGGTCAGCAGCAGCGCGTGGCCATCGCCCGCGCGCTGGCGATCCGCCCCAAGGTCCTGCTGCTCGACGAGCCGCTCGCCGCGCTCGACGCCCAGTTGCGCCAGAGCATGCTCACCGAACTGCAGGAGTTGCGGGCGGCACTGCCCGACACGGCGATGCTGTACGTCACGCACGACCAGTCCGAGGCACTGGCGCTCGCCGACCGGATCGCCGTGATGCGCGATGCCCGGCTCGTGGACGTCGACACCACCGAGAACCTGTGGAAGCGACCCCCGAGCAGCTTCACCGCCGCCTTCCTCGGTGGCGCTAACCTGTTGCCGTGCAACGTGACCCGCGTAATCGGAACGTCGGCCCTGGTGTCGGTGGGCGGCACTCCGGTCACCGCGCACGCGCCGCAGCCGGAGATCGGGCGCACCGACTGGGAGTCCGACACCGGCGCGCTGCTGTGCCTGCGTCCACACGCGATCACCCTGACCTCTCCGGCCGAGCGTGGCGCACTGCCCGCCCGGATCGTCGCGAGTGTCTGGCGCGGCGCGTCGACGCGCGTGACGCTCGCACTGCCGAGCCTGCCCGAGACCCCGATCGACGTGGACGTCCCCGGTCACGACGAGCGCGCGGTGGGCACCGAGGTGGGCATGCGGTTCCCCGAACGCGGTGCGGTGCTGGTGCCGGACCCCGGTGCGACCACGGGGGCGGCACGGTGA
- a CDS encoding AMP-binding protein, whose translation MTVDTSTRVRELLAQYETPDACAAELLCDRHPADAVAFTVVESDLSSTDLTFGWLREQSTRFAAALADLGVEPGDCVATLMGKSADLVVALLGIWRRGAVHVPLFTAFAPPAIAFRLEASGAKVVVADENQLDKLAPGEDMPADASWQVVVAGEREGALRFADLLAQHSGDDPRGAAVALGGDAPIVRLFTSGTTGTPKGVPVPIRALAAFRSYIEWGLDVREDDVFWNAADPGWAYGLYYALLGPMASGIRSILLHAGFSAPLTWQVMERFGVTNFAAAPTVYRSLRADEAPVPESVKLRRASSAGEPLTPDVIAWSETELGVTVRDQYGQTEHGMFIINAWADGLREDVVAGSMGRPLPGWSCAVLSDDSDEVAPPNTPGRVAIDTTASPLMWFTGYSDAPEKTAARFTPDGRWYITGDAGQTDEDGRFFFSSRDDDVIIMAGYRIGPFDVESVLVMHDDVVEAAVVGMPDELRGEVLEAFVVLRSGVEGTDELKKELQQLVKKKFAAHAYPRSVHFVPHLPKTPSGKVQRYILRQGK comes from the coding sequence ATGACCGTCGACACCAGCACCCGTGTGCGTGAGCTCTTGGCGCAGTACGAGACTCCGGACGCGTGCGCCGCGGAGTTGCTGTGCGACCGGCATCCGGCCGACGCGGTGGCGTTCACCGTCGTCGAATCCGATCTGTCGTCGACCGATCTGACGTTCGGCTGGTTGCGGGAGCAGTCCACGCGTTTCGCGGCGGCCCTCGCCGATCTCGGCGTCGAGCCGGGGGACTGTGTGGCCACCCTGATGGGCAAGTCGGCCGATCTCGTCGTCGCGCTGCTGGGCATCTGGCGCCGCGGCGCCGTCCACGTCCCGCTGTTCACCGCGTTCGCGCCGCCGGCCATCGCGTTCCGGCTCGAGGCCAGCGGCGCGAAGGTCGTGGTGGCGGACGAGAACCAGCTCGACAAGCTGGCCCCGGGTGAGGACATGCCCGCGGACGCGTCGTGGCAGGTGGTCGTCGCGGGCGAGCGCGAGGGCGCGCTGCGCTTCGCCGACCTGCTCGCGCAGCACTCGGGCGACGACCCGCGCGGCGCCGCGGTGGCGCTCGGCGGTGACGCGCCCATCGTGCGCTTGTTCACCAGCGGCACGACGGGCACCCCCAAGGGCGTCCCGGTCCCGATCCGGGCGCTCGCGGCGTTCCGCTCCTACATCGAGTGGGGCCTCGACGTCCGCGAGGACGACGTCTTCTGGAACGCCGCCGACCCCGGCTGGGCGTACGGGCTGTACTACGCGCTGCTCGGGCCGATGGCGTCCGGCATCCGCAGCATCCTGCTGCACGCGGGCTTCTCCGCGCCGCTGACGTGGCAGGTGATGGAGCGCTTCGGTGTCACCAACTTCGCCGCCGCCCCCACGGTGTACCGCAGCCTGCGCGCGGACGAGGCTCCGGTGCCGGAATCGGTGAAGCTGCGCCGCGCATCCTCGGCGGGCGAGCCGCTGACCCCGGACGTGATCGCGTGGTCGGAGACCGAACTCGGCGTGACCGTTCGTGACCAGTACGGGCAGACCGAGCACGGCATGTTCATCATCAACGCCTGGGCGGACGGCCTGCGCGAGGACGTGGTAGCCGGCTCGATGGGCCGACCGCTGCCGGGCTGGAGCTGTGCGGTCCTCTCGGACGACTCCGACGAGGTCGCGCCCCCGAACACCCCCGGCCGGGTCGCGATCGACACCACCGCCAGCCCGTTGATGTGGTTCACCGGCTACAGCGATGCCCCCGAGAAGACCGCGGCGCGCTTCACGCCCGACGGCCGCTGGTACATCACCGGCGACGCCGGCCAGACCGACGAGGACGGCCGCTTCTTCTTCTCGTCCCGCGACGACGACGTCATCATCATGGCCGGATACCGCATCGGGCCGTTCGACGTGGAGAGCGTGCTGGTGATGCACGACGACGTCGTCGAGGCCGCGGTGGTCGGCATGCCGGACGAGCTGCGCGGTGAGGTGCTCGAGGCGTTCGTGGTGCTGCGGTCCGGCGTCGAGGGCACCGACGAGCTCAAGAAGGAACTGCAGCAGCTGGTGAAGAAGAAGTTCGCCGCGCACGCCTACCCGCGGTCGGTGCACTTCGTCCCGCACCTGCCGAAGACCCCCAGCGGCAAGGTACAGCGGTACATCCTGCGCCAGGGGAAGTGA